The following are from one region of the Dreissena polymorpha isolate Duluth1 chromosome 2, UMN_Dpol_1.0, whole genome shotgun sequence genome:
- the LOC127868544 gene encoding protein dimmed-like has translation MRHGSVEDVEFPMAEEIHADDSFWDYTGYKSLMGVSKRSGGGKTARLEEPPSPSDSGGALSNSEDNAERKMKSPKRAAKRRKGVSARERNMRRIESNERERQRMHSLNDAFEGLRNVIPHINMDRKLSKIETLTLAKNYIKALTNVICDLRGEKAVFDDIYENTPAPDGVTSDNGSAGSVMSGSDSSANRDSDVESNSGSELLNTSGQE, from the coding sequence ATGCGGCACGGTTCGGTTGAGGACGTGGAATTTCCGATGGCAGAAGAGATACATGCAGACGACAGCTTTTGGGATTACACGGGCTACAAATCGCTCATGGGCGTCTCAAAACGAAGCGGCGGCGGAAAAACGGCGCGCCTGGAGGAGCCACCCTCGCCGTCGGACTCCGGAGGCGCTCTTTCAAACAGCGAAGACAATGCGGAACGGAAGATGAAAAGTCCCAAGCGCGCGGCAAAGCGCAGAAAGGGTGTGAGCGCGCGCGAGCGAAACATGCGGCGCATCGAAAGCAATGAGCGTGAGCGCCAGAGGATGCACTCCTTAAACGACGCCTTTGAGGGTCTGCGAAACGTGATTCCCCACATAAACATGGATCGCAAGCTCTCAAAAATCGAGACCCTCACGCTGGCGAAGAATTATATCAAAGCATTAACAAACGTGATATGTGACCTCCGTGGCGAGAAGGCCGTGTTCGACGACATTTATGAGAATACGCCCGCTCCCGACGGCGTTACTAGTGACAACGGGAGTGCCGGAAGTGTCATGAGCGGAAGTGATTCGTCTGCAAATCGGGATTCTGACGTTGAGTCTAATTCTGGTTCTGAATTATTAAACACGTCCGGGCAAGAGTAG